One genomic region from Bacteroidales bacterium encodes:
- a CDS encoding DUF6443 domain-containing protein: MKKKIIIYLVLSIGFLLTSVISAIPYQYEDSKRNTAILKPDSASMSEQNNSNMHHYSSAVNTNTLWRDLNYLMTVTPLQEISNTDIAYRTNIVLPDQTLASVSIEYFDALGRPLQNVVAKASPEGKDLVTPIKLDAFERNSKIYLPYVSSDGTGVYKRNAIADQKAFYQPEWTTWSTMKYESSATGRILIEGVPGDAWNSSQDTLDKGITYFYRTNYREEVPVWSPYGIDSIMLELYFDPGTLRVVEITDEDDRKTIQYTDLDGNMIRHRRKIASEKYADTDYVYDNKGRLCYVFPPVIPKNQPKIMYSVLQHYVYEYRYDYRDRIIEKYIPGAGWTHIVYNKLDQPVMTQDAIQREKGEWAFTKYDAIGRMVMSGIVQDGRSRRNWQEAINAQTAPLWESPLSGGICGYTNQSEPKNLTTGDVYLVNYYDSYDFPGSESIYTHADDRVKGFVTGNKTRILDTDEWLTATLFYDNKGRLLHTVAEQPKIDNSEVKDKVTLTYDFTGKVLSTVREHLKGGTAVFALTEINRYDHAGRLLEVKQHITGNDTVVVAANTYNELGQLVRTDLHNNSLESTGYNYNIRGWLREITGNLFSQKLHYHESVSSLNSTPQWGGNISAMEWKTPSRNDYWHAYAFKYDSLSRLKEGAYARSNATGNSNTTYGSDQGKYNEGYRYDIMGNIRKLDRWHNGDQIDQLTLSYNGNQLGQASDSIIHEEDEGSSGTGIIRVITLNSPANAGIREACEGFVLQPGFQFAATSGNDLTLRINDQLCTSEPSTPGFVGNGTYGYDAAGRMTTDSNKGITIAYNHLNLPTLITKDQETLEYTYDAIGRRIRKKFGSKERHYIDGVEYEGSELKFISTQYGRIRKTTSGWVYDYFLKDHLGNVRVVLTSDPDNRQRYMATMEEGKSGEEGLYFDNLENTRSDRPYNYPDKNPANSKLAKVAGKSQGPKITLKVMAGDTIEISAQAFYNIDKSLPGSGLDIAPVAASAIAALSGNATAPLGEFSTLATDLGATASTSAVLAPLPAGNNDEDSPQPESGLNFVLYNREFEVVEAHTGLLPVDDKINKIQQLSGDKMVLSESGYMEIYVNNEAQTPVYFDNLSVTRSSGNAVEVNAYYPYGMIIPLLSDHEVEGFNAYKYNVKELQEEMELNWLDYGARMLATEIPVWFVPDAYAEKYYHLSPYSFAAGNPINNIDINGDSIKRSKAFESDKDAMDRYNAWAGTDEGKAFIEAFEIGGKYGHISVNFVLGDLPGNGRAETFIVNKKTGESKEYEGNLGEKGRKLALGQSSDEYLKYELQFDFAEDYTDIQLGIAEGAKTINHEKQHLLINQMTLLKKKERISPFEQHKMMNDPNGIFYSDRYSFYKQLKPLWKNDYNSKLNHGKVKNLHNYIHEKINNFTD, encoded by the coding sequence ATGAAAAAGAAAATTATCATCTATCTCGTTTTGTCAATAGGATTTTTACTGACATCGGTTATTTCAGCCATTCCTTATCAATATGAAGATAGTAAACGAAATACAGCCATTTTAAAGCCTGATTCCGCTTCCATGTCGGAACAAAATAATTCTAACATGCATCATTATAGCAGTGCTGTTAATACAAATACTTTATGGCGAGACCTGAATTATTTGATGACCGTGACCCCATTGCAGGAAATAAGTAATACAGATATTGCATACAGAACTAATATCGTGCTCCCTGATCAGACGCTGGCATCTGTTTCCATCGAGTATTTCGATGCACTTGGCCGGCCGTTGCAAAACGTGGTGGCAAAAGCTTCTCCTGAAGGGAAAGATTTGGTGACTCCTATTAAGCTCGATGCATTCGAAAGAAATTCAAAAATATACCTTCCTTATGTGTCTTCTGATGGGACGGGTGTTTACAAGCGTAATGCCATAGCAGATCAAAAGGCATTTTATCAACCGGAATGGACAACATGGTCTACAATGAAATATGAGTCTTCGGCTACAGGTCGGATATTAATAGAAGGTGTTCCCGGAGATGCATGGAATAGTTCTCAAGATACTTTAGATAAAGGAATAACTTATTTTTATAGAACAAATTATAGAGAAGAAGTTCCGGTTTGGTCGCCTTATGGGATTGATAGTATTATGTTGGAATTGTATTTCGATCCCGGAACGCTTCGTGTTGTAGAAATAACTGATGAAGATGATCGGAAAACAATACAATATACCGATTTGGATGGTAACATGATAAGGCATCGTCGCAAAATTGCCTCTGAAAAATATGCGGATACAGATTATGTTTATGATAATAAAGGACGGTTATGCTATGTATTTCCTCCGGTTATTCCTAAAAACCAACCAAAAATCATGTATTCTGTTTTACAACATTATGTTTATGAATACCGATATGATTATCGAGACCGGATCATCGAAAAATACATTCCCGGTGCGGGATGGACGCATATTGTCTACAATAAGCTCGATCAGCCCGTAATGACCCAGGATGCCATCCAGCGGGAAAAAGGAGAATGGGCCTTTACCAAATATGACGCTATCGGACGTATGGTGATGTCTGGTATCGTGCAGGACGGCCGTTCCCGCAGGAACTGGCAGGAAGCTATAAATGCGCAGACTGCTCCCCTTTGGGAATCTCCCCTTTCCGGAGGAATATGCGGATATACCAACCAAAGCGAACCGAAAAATCTAACGACCGGTGATGTTTATCTGGTCAATTATTATGACAGTTACGATTTTCCGGGCAGCGAGTCCATTTATACTCATGCTGATGATCGGGTAAAGGGTTTTGTCACAGGAAACAAGACACGCATTCTTGATACGGACGAATGGCTGACCGCCACTCTTTTTTATGATAATAAAGGGCGGCTGCTTCACACCGTAGCCGAACAACCAAAAATCGATAACAGCGAGGTAAAGGATAAGGTTACCCTTACCTACGATTTTACAGGGAAAGTACTTTCCACCGTACGTGAACATCTCAAAGGCGGCACTGCAGTATTTGCTTTGACAGAGATCAACCGCTACGACCATGCCGGGCGGTTACTGGAAGTCAAACAGCATATCACGGGTAATGATACGGTAGTGGTAGCTGCCAATACCTACAACGAACTGGGTCAGTTGGTCCGCACAGACCTGCATAATAACAGCCTTGAGTCCACCGGATACAACTACAATATCCGCGGCTGGCTCAGAGAGATCACTGGCAATCTTTTCAGTCAGAAGCTCCATTACCATGAATCTGTCAGCAGCCTGAACAGCACCCCCCAGTGGGGTGGCAATATCAGTGCCATGGAATGGAAAACACCCTCCCGGAACGACTACTGGCATGCCTATGCCTTCAAGTACGATTCGTTGAGCAGGCTTAAGGAAGGCGCCTACGCCCGCAGTAATGCCACCGGCAACAGTAATACCACCTACGGTTCCGACCAGGGAAAATACAACGAGGGTTACCGGTACGATATCATGGGTAATATCAGGAAGTTGGACCGCTGGCACAACGGGGATCAGATCGACCAATTGACCCTGTCGTACAACGGTAACCAGCTGGGCCAGGCCTCAGACTCCATAATCCATGAGGAAGACGAAGGCTCCTCCGGCACCGGAATCATCCGTGTGATCACCCTGAACAGCCCGGCTAATGCCGGTATCCGGGAAGCCTGCGAAGGCTTCGTACTACAGCCCGGCTTCCAATTTGCCGCCACCTCAGGAAACGACCTCACCCTTCGCATCAACGACCAGCTGTGTACCTCCGAACCAAGCACCCCCGGGTTCGTCGGGAACGGCACCTACGGTTACGATGCCGCGGGAAGGATGACCACCGACAGCAACAAGGGGATCACCATAGCCTACAACCACCTGAATCTGCCCACCCTCATCACCAAGGACCAGGAAACCCTCGAGTACACGTATGATGCCATCGGCCGCCGTATCCGTAAGAAGTTTGGCAGCAAGGAACGTCATTATATCGACGGGGTGGAATACGAAGGCAGCGAACTGAAATTCATCTCCACGCAGTACGGGCGTATCCGCAAGACCACCTCCGGGTGGGTCTATGACTACTTCCTGAAGGACCACCTGGGCAATGTCCGTGTCGTGCTCACCAGTGATCCGGACAATAGACAGCGCTATATGGCCACCATGGAAGAGGGCAAATCAGGAGAAGAAGGGCTGTACTTCGACAACCTTGAAAACACGCGCTCCGACCGTCCTTACAACTACCCCGACAAGAACCCGGCTAACAGCAAACTGGCCAAGGTAGCAGGCAAGAGCCAGGGTCCTAAGATCACCCTGAAAGTGATGGCGGGCGACACCATAGAGATCAGCGCACAGGCCTTTTACAATATCGATAAAAGCCTACCCGGCAGCGGCCTGGACATCGCCCCCGTAGCCGCCAGCGCGATAGCCGCCCTTTCCGGTAACGCCACCGCCCCGCTGGGTGAGTTCAGCACGCTGGCCACCGACCTTGGCGCCACCGCCAGTACCTCCGCAGTATTGGCCCCCTTACCCGCAGGAAATAACGACGAAGACTCCCCGCAGCCCGAATCCGGCCTGAATTTTGTACTGTACAACAGGGAGTTCGAAGTGGTTGAAGCCCATACCGGACTTCTCCCGGTAGATGACAAGATCAACAAAATCCAGCAGTTATCCGGTGATAAGATGGTACTCAGTGAAAGCGGTTATATGGAGATCTATGTGAACAATGAAGCACAGACCCCTGTTTATTTCGATAACCTATCGGTGACAAGGTCCTCGGGCAATGCGGTGGAAGTGAATGCGTACTACCCGTACGGAATGATCATCCCTCTGCTGAGCGACCATGAAGTGGAAGGGTTCAATGCTTATAAATACAATGTCAAGGAATTACAGGAAGAAATGGAACTGAACTGGCTGGACTACGGAGCAAGGATGCTGGCTACAGAGATTCCTGTATGGTTTGTACCAGATGCTTATGCTGAAAAATACTATCATTTAAGTCCATACAGTTTTGCGGCTGGGAATCCTATAAATAATATCGATATAAATGGGGATAGTATAAAGCGTTCCAAAGCTTTTGAAAGTGACAAAGACGCTATGGATCGATATAATGCATGGGCTGGTACTGATGAAGGGAAAGCATTTATAGAAGCCTTTGAAATAGGAGGTAAGTATGGACACATTTCAGTTAATTTTGTGCTAGGTGACCTACCTGGGAATGGTAGAGCTGAAACATTTATTGTTAATAAAAAAACAGGAGAATCCAAAGAGTATGAAGGAAATTTAGGAGAAAAAGGAAGGAAACTAGCATTGGGTCAATCTAGTGATGAATACCTGAAATATGAATTACAATTTGATTTTGCAGAAGACTATACAGATATACAATTAGGTATTGCCGAAGGGGCTAAAACCATTAATCACGAGAAGCAGCATTTATTAATAAATCAAATGACATTATTAAAAAAGAAAGAAAGAATATCTCCATTTGAACAACATAAGATGATGAATGATCCTAATGGGATCTTTTATTCTGATAGATATAGTTTTTATAAACAATTAAAACCACTCTGGAAAAACGATTATAATAGCAAGCTCAACCATGGAAAAGTTAAAAATTTACATAATTATATACATGAAAAAATTAATAATTTTACCGATTAA